One window from the genome of Acomys russatus chromosome 30, mAcoRus1.1, whole genome shotgun sequence encodes:
- the LOC127212290 gene encoding cytochrome c oxidase subunit 7C, mitochondrial, whose amino-acid sequence MLGQSIRRFTTSVVRRSHYEEGPGKNLPFSVENKWRLLAMMTVFFGSGFAAPFFIVRHQLLKK is encoded by the exons ATGTTAGGCCAGAGTATCCGGAGGTTCACCACCTCCGTGGTCCGTCGCAGCCACTATGAGGAGGGTCCTGGGAAG AATTTGCCATTTTCTGTGGAAAACAAGTGGCGGTTACTGGCTATGATGACTGTGTTCTTCGGATCTGGATTTGCTGCTCCTTTCTTTATAGTAAGGCACCAGCTACTTAAAAAATAA